A single genomic interval of Selenobaculum gibii harbors:
- a CDS encoding coenzyme F420-0:L-glutamate ligase encodes MANVEIIPVPTRILTDKDNILDVMDKYVKDKIGPNDVVSVAESVVAITQGRIVRPEEIQPCFLARVLCRFIHQDGSLASPYGMQALMNVEGMWRVFFAFIVGMLAMAVGKRGVFYQLGGEQTALIDDVTGTMPPFDKHIVYGPANPQNVVNEIKERLGCHGVVIADVNDLKRSRIVGVTEGTDGAVVAHLLIDNPFGNASQKTPIVIIKNFTKYNG; translated from the coding sequence ATGGCGAATGTAGAAATTATACCGGTACCAACACGGATTTTAACAGATAAAGATAATATATTAGATGTAATGGATAAATACGTGAAAGATAAAATAGGTCCGAATGATGTAGTATCTGTGGCTGAGAGTGTAGTGGCGATTACACAAGGAAGAATTGTTAGACCAGAAGAAATACAGCCTTGTTTTTTGGCACGGGTTTTATGCAGATTTATTCATCAGGATGGGAGTTTAGCAAGCCCTTATGGAATGCAGGCGTTAATGAACGTAGAAGGTATGTGGCGTGTCTTTTTTGCTTTTATTGTTGGCATGCTTGCAATGGCAGTTGGTAAACGTGGCGTTTTTTATCAATTGGGTGGTGAACAAACAGCTTTAATTGATGATGTTACAGGTACGATGCCTCCGTTTGATAAACATATTGTGTATGGACCAGCAAATCCACAAAATGTAGTGAATGAAATAAAAGAGCGGTTAGGTTGTCACGGTGTAGTTATTGCTGATGTTAACGATTTGAAACGTTCTCGTATCGTCGGCGTAACCGAAGGTACAGATGGCGCAGTAGTTGCACATTTACTTATTGATAATCCGTTTGGAAATGCGTCACAAAAAACACCGATTGTAATTATAAAAAATTTTACAAAATATAATGGCTAG